From the genome of Leptodactylus fuscus isolate aLepFus1 chromosome 1, aLepFus1.hap2, whole genome shotgun sequence, one region includes:
- the LOC142199451 gene encoding proteinase-activated receptor 1-like, giving the protein MFVPSIYTVVVTVALPLNVMAILMFLLKIKVKTPAVVYMLNLAIADVLFVAMLPFNIVYRFSGNNWKIGEGMCRIVIAAFYCNMYCSILLMTSISVDRYMAVVFPIHSRSWRTKKRAWLVCVFIWLISIASTVPLLLTKQTNNIVSLNITTCHDVLEKKAQQNFFMYYFTAFSSILFFFPLVITVFCYVKMIQSLSKSSKNIEKCSKKTKAILLTIIVLTVFIICFGPTNIIFLMHYLHFLNGYSESLYYAYILCACISSISSCLDPVMYYYVSSNYQKYVYSLLHCTKPDTLQTKQTPPKKLKSSLRPMKGTSLSEGSLL; this is encoded by the coding sequence ATGTTTGTACCATCGATCTAcactgtggtggtcactgtggctCTGCCTCTGAATGTGATGGCAATTCTAATGTTTCTACTGAAGATAAAAGTCAAGACGCCGGCAGTAGTCTATATGCTGAACTTGGCCATAGCTGATGTGCTTTTTGTTGCCATGCTGCCTTTCAACATTGTGTACAGATTCTCAGGGAACAACTGGAAAATCGGAGAAGGAATGTGCCGAATTGTGATTGCGGCATTTTACTGTAACATGTACTGCTCCATCCTGCTCATGACTAGTATAAGTGTGGACAGGTACATGGCCGTGGTGTTTCCAATACACTCTCGTTCCTGGCGCACAAAGAAACGGGCTTGGCTGGTGTGTGTCTTTATCTGGCTAATATCTATAGCTAGCACCGTGCCGCTTCTTCTTACCAAGCAAACCAACAACATTGTCTCATTGAACATTACAACTTGCCATGATGTGCTGGAGAAAAAGGCCCAACAGAACTTCTTCATGTATTACTTCACCGCCTTCTCTTCCATTTTATTCTTTTTTCCATTAGTTATTACAGTCTTCTGTTATGTTAAAATGATCCAATCCTTGAGTAAAAGCTCGAAGAACATTGAAAAATGTTCTAAGAAGACAAAAGCTATTCTCTTAACTATTATAGTCCTTACTGTGTTCATTATTTGCTTTGGTCCTACAAATATCATCTTTCTAATGCATTATCTGCACTTCCTCAATGGATATTCAGAGTCTCTATACTATGCATATATTCTGTGTGCCTGTATCAGCAGTATAAGTAGTTGTCTTGATCCTGtaatgtattactatgtgtcttCAAATTATCAAAAGTATGTATATAGTTTGTTACACTGTACGAAACCCGATACACTACAAACCAAgcagacaccccccaaaaaattaaagAGCTCTCTGAGACCCATGAAAGGGACTTCCCTTTCAGAGGGATCCCTATTGTGA